The Plasmodium cynomolgi strain B DNA, chromosome 13, whole genome shotgun sequence DNA segment AGCTCGTCCCACAAatcgaaggaaaaattatatacacaaCGTTACATATATGAGCGTAATTGTTATGTGCGCGCACAAAGGGGTAACATTGCAAAGTAACAAATTCGCAAAGATCATCATGTCGAGGtggtaataaaaattgtcaacttgtttcgccccctttttatttacacaaaaaaatggggtgtGCCTACCTTGTTTGGAGTATAAGCATGCGCAAGTGTGTTTTGCTGATCGATGAAGCACACGTCTAGTTAGCCATGGCTGGGAGGGAAGGGCATCttgccccccaaaaaaaaaaaaaaaaacttaatttTGGAAGTTTCCCATTAGGGGTTGCGCGTCATAGGTTTTGCGCTAACAGTTAGCTAAAAAGTTAAACCCGATGAAACGCGccttttgaatttttctccAGAGCACATTCACGTGCCTAGGGCGTTTTGGATGCCTTAAGCAGTTTGCATACTTTActcattaattatttttttttttcttttcttaaAAGTgtattcctctttttttgctgaactaccatttttacatgaacgGCCTCGCGGCGGTTGGAGACGTATGCGCGAAAAGGCAccatacacaaaaaaaggctaacacgaatagttttaaaaaaaaaaaaaaaaatactgcCCAGGGGCCGCTACTCATTCTAGCTCTATCACAGATAGGCATAAAATTCCATTTCTTAGCAAAaatatagagaaaaaaaaaaaaaaaaaaaatgcgcaagtGGTGAAAGATACTCCCTTGATTAGGAGAAAACCTGAGGGGAgtttcctaaaaaaaaaaatgctcacagTTAGAATAAATACCCCACTTGGGAAACCCATCGGCCTAAACTAGGTACATTTCACGCCTACGCAGTAGTTGAGCAGAACGCGCCATACACAAGTGAATATAAGGTATGCGCTGTGATTGCGCACATAGCATAGTTCATTCGAAGTATCGCTGACGTACGCGCAGGAAACTAGTCAAGTCGTACCCAGTAAGAAGCTCCACGAAGGCAGCATTGTTCGGTAGCTGCCCCTCCTGATATGCTGTGATAGCTCACGCCTACCCCTTCACATTGGCTGTAAAGTTTGCCTTTTGATGGCAACGCTTAAGTGAGGAAACGCAGTATATCTAATTGCCAGTTTGAGCAGATTTCAACTCCGGAAGAGTAGAACTGCAAAGGAATTGTGAAGCATACTACAGAGACTATTTTGACGGGGGAAAAGAAGCGGTGAGCAGTCCACATGAAGAGTAGTAATTCAGAGGGAGGACTCAAACTCGAAGTAGTTTATTCTCTTAAAGGGAAAAGCACATTTAGTTGCAGAGAGCGCAGCAgcacccccctcccccataaCAGCCCTTGGAAGTGGTCACCACATTGATAACACTTTTAACGGGGAAGGCACGAAATactgccaaaaaaaaagtagcaaaaaGACGTGTAAgacaaaagaaacaaatatgCAGATGGATAGAAAAACGCAAATCATCGACTACGATGGAAACATCATGGAGGATCTAAAAGAATGGATGATTAGGAATAAGCTAGCTAATCTTGGGTTCAACTATAACGTGATAGCAATATTGGGAAGCCAGAGTAGTGGGAAAAGTACTCTCctgaataatttatttaaaacatcATTCGATGTAATGAACACAAAACTGGGTCATAGTCAGACAACCCAGGGGTTATGGTTAAGTTTCGATACATTTGAGGATACTTCGGTTACCCCTTCCGAGCAGGGCAGTACCACCAATCGAGTGAACCCCACACTGATTTTAGATGTTGAGGGAAACGATTCTAAAGAAAGAGGAGACAATCGCCTAACCTTTGAGCACAGATCAGCACTGTTTTCTTTGGCACTGGCAGATTGCGTAATTGTGAACCTGTGGTACCACTCGTTAGGGAATTTCACAGCATCGAATTATGGATTGTTAAAAACAGTGATGGAAGTGAATCTGGAGTTGTTTCAACAGGATAAAAATTGTCCAAAAACGATTTTGCTATTCACAGTGAGAGACTGGTTCGAAGAGTTCGCATCCATAGACattgtgaaaaataaaattgaagaggaatatttaaacaaaatatggactgaaatgaaaaaaccaCCAGATGCAGAAAaggtaaatataaataactaCTTCATCGTTGAAGTGGTAGGATTATCTCAtggaattataaaaaaggaagagtttttaaaagatgtacaaaatttaaGGATGAAATGGATTAATCATTTGAGACCTCAACACTATTCGAGGAATATCCCTTCTGATGGTTTCGCTCATTATTGCAATAATATTTGGAATACCATCGTGAAGCAATCCCAATTAGACATTCCATCACAGAAGGAAATGTTAGCTACCTTTCGATGtcaagaaattaaaaatagcgTCATTAGTAACACTTCCAAAATGATAAAGGAGAAATTAGCTGCATCATCCACGCAGCATGGTAATATCAACATTGATGAGTTTAAATCGTGGGCTGAAAAAGACATAGTAGAAAAAAGCCTCGATGAATACTTTGTGGATGCATCTAGGTATACAGAAAGCATATGCCTAAAGACATCAGAGGAGTTGCTGGAGAGTCTGTTCATACAACTACAAAGCATTGtggataataatttaaattttacgCAGAGGGTACTGTCCGCCAAATTTGCAAACGAGCTGAACACCATGTACAGTGTGTGCACATCGGATAAGAACGTGTTCCTTTTCAGCAAAGAGTCCAATCTGCAAGTACGTAAAGATGGCAAGGGAGGTACTTCTTCTCCCAAGGAGGATAAGAAGGATAAGatggataaaaataatagtcAGGATAAATGCATTCGGTTATGGTCCAGTTTTCTGTTCAATGCGGATAAGCTTGAGTACAACACTTTGTATAACTTCTTTGAGgattatgaaaaatgcaacattgaaattaaaaagagaaataaaatccacgaatttaattataaaccCTCCTTGAGCATCCTCTCTACCGCTATTTGCAAAGACCTGAACAGAATTCGAAATGCGCAGTTCACTGTCCTACTGGACCGTACCAGGGCCACTATCAAAAGtaggtttaaaaatatggacaGTCTACTCATCACGACGAAGAATCCGGAGGATTACTGGAATCACACGCTCAAAATTGTTAAGGCGCTGCAGGAAAGTATAAATAATCACCTGACCAAGTGCTTCATAAACCTGAAAGGAGGGGGTCCAGGTAATTGCACCTCtggcatttttgcaaatggaGTGTTCGGCTATGACGAGGATAATACATTCCACGTGGACGACTCAACGGAGACACATAAATCGCAGAGTGACAATCAAGCCTCCCATGAGAATAACCATTATGTAGAGGAAAACCTCTTaaactacaaaaaaattgacataattaaaaacaaaggcAAGTACACCAGCACTGTTAGCGAAGAAATAGACAAACAgataaagaacaaaaatgccATTTCTGAATTGAACAGTTACTACCTAGACGAAATAATGGATGTGCTTAAAAGTAAGCTAGACGAGATTTCGGATAATTTACCCTCCATCATAATTCAAAGATTTGAATCTGTTTTTAATTACGATGATGCTGAACAACCAAGACAGTGGCGTGAGATCTCCATGGcggaactgaaaaaaattttccgagaatcaaaaaattatgcttttCTAATTATTGACATTttgcagaaaaatattaaggTAGAACTCATTGATGATTACTTaccaaataattttataaaagatgaaattatcgagaaggggaagaacaaGGCTAAGAGGAAGATCCAAGAAATGTGCAGGGATGCTCAGTATATCCAAGAGACGGGTGCTAAAAtgagtttaaaaaatgtgcctctttttttctgggttattttattaatcctAGGATGGAACgaacttttgttttttactcGTTTCTTTTTCCGCCTGAATATTATTTTGCCTTTGTTCTTGGCCGCCGCCGTCATTCTGTCGACTCTCGTTTTTAATGGCAATATGGAGGTGCTTTCCATCGTCAACAaggtggttttttttctggccAAGAATTCGTATGGCTTTTACCGGCAATTGCAGGCGATGGGCGGCAAGGCCGCACAGGGCCCCGCTGCGGACTAGCGCGTGGAGTGGCTGCGATGTGGGTGCCACGCGGATTTTACAGGGGTGTCATGGGcgtgctttttcttttttttccttttttttttgttaaaccGCTTCGTTGCACCACTTCTTGCGATTTTGGTGAAGTCGTTCTACGCCGAGAAGTGTGAGACATGTGTAGGGGGGTTCTTTTCCCCGTCACCCCACAGTTGAGCCCCGCCtttttacacctttttaAGTTCCGAGGGTTCGAAGAGCACGTTGCTTAGTTCGCACCACACGGAGTGAAGTGCAGAGTGAATCCCAAATTGAAGCCCCAATTGAATTCCAAATTGAAGTCCACGTGGAATCCCAAAGTGAATTGCAAAGTACCAAGCGATGGGCGAATCCCCTTAGAAGCCAATTTTGAAGAACCCAAATGGACACCCCCCCTTCGCCTGCAAGAGTAGCACATCACAGGCACGTAGAGAAAGGGACGCTCCAACCCGCACACTCCTAGGTTGCACAAATAGGCAAACACTTAAATGCACCGTGACAGCATACCGAAACGCCGCAAAAAGCAGCAATCTCCCATGTCCTCGaaaatgtggagaaaaattaaaaagccaatttaaaaaggaatcaaaaattattttaaaaatagtttcAAATGCGAAACAAAAAGTTgcaaattacaaaaaaaaaaaaattctaaaaattGTCCAAATTGTAAATGAGATAAAATGTCCACCGTCAAACTGAAGTGTCATTTGGTTTTAGAAGAGCGCAGAGAGCCTGAGGTATGCGTTATGGTGCggttatattttgctgccccattttgatgccccattttgctgccacATTTTGCTGCCACATTTTGCTGCCACATTTTGATGCCACATTTTACtgtcccattttgctgccacattttgttttttttctcatttgaagaaaacaaTTTCGCTTTTTTAAACACAGAACCGAGGAGACATACATGCCCTTCCTCTCGCTCATTTTAAAGCTCCTTGTTTATGGTTCCATTTTCCTGCATCACTCTGTTCATGAGTGTGCCCACCTCCTTGGATAtctaaaaaaaggggttggTGGGGATGGAACATTTCCGCATGGAAAGGGGTTCATCGAGGCGCCATTTTagcgtgcatatgtatatacccACTCGTCAGTGCGCATTGCAACTGTGGAGCAACAAATAAAAGGTGGAAGTTCCAACCCCTTGCGGAGAACCCTCCACTCCCCTCCTCCTAGTTGCTCATTTTTACCTTCATAATtatgttgtaaaaattaaagacaCAACTCGATATGTGCTTGTAGTTTTCTTGGGACATGTAAGACTTTGTGtatggaaggaaaataacTGTGAATCGTAAAATTAAGTAGACTGAGATTGCTAGGTATAGAAGTTTGATAATCGGCTTGATGATTCCGTCCCATAGGAGCATGCTGGCGAGGTATCTGTGTTGGAAATGGGGGGTGGGATCAAAGGTGAGCTGGTTAGCCATGCGTGGTACGAATGAGCAGTGGGCTGGTTAGCCATGCGTGG contains these protein-coding regions:
- a CDS encoding GTP binding protein (putative), which gives rise to MQMDRKTQIIDYDGNIMEDLKEWMIRNKLANLGFNYNVIAILGSQSSGKSTLLNNLFKTSFDVMNTKLGHSQTTQGLWLSFDTFEDTSVTPSEQGSTTNRVNPTLILDVEGNDSKERGDNRLTFEHRSALFSLALADCVIVNLWYHSLGNFTASNYGLLKTVMEVNLELFQQDKNCPKTILLFTVRDWFEEFASIDIVKNKIEEEYLNKIWTEMKKPPDAEKVNINNYFIVEVVGLSHGIIKKEEFLKDVQNLRMKWINHLRPQHYSRNIPSDGFAHYCNNIWNTIVKQSQLDIPSQKEMLATFRCQEIKNSVISNTSKMIKEKLAASSTQHGNINIDEFKSWAEKDIVEKSLDEYFVDASRYTESICLKTSEELLESLFIQLQSIVDNNLNFTQRVLSAKFANELNTMYSVCTSDKNVFLFSKESNLQVRKDGKGGTSSPKEDKKDKMDKNNSQDKCIRLWSSFLFNADKLEYNTLYNFFEDYEKCNIEIKKRNKIHEFNYKPSLSILSTAICKDLNRIRNAQFTVLLDRTRATIK
- a CDS encoding hypothetical protein (putative); the encoded protein is MFDEKNNFLGFILLSSAIFTILEWMYIVYLASMLLWDGIIKPIIKLLYLAISVYLILRFTVIFLPYTKSYMSQENYKHISSCVFNFYNIIMKISKEVGTLMNRVMQENGTINKEL